From Desulfobulbaceae bacterium, one genomic window encodes:
- a CDS encoding polysaccharide deacetylase family protein, translating to LAQKLLHRKGLTILSYHGVTKTPMPFEEWCFVEASQFRKHVSYLRDRFDLVPLSTAIQMLDQGTIRRPTAVITFDDGFQNNYDIAFPVLQEFNAPATIFLVTDRIGTDRTLWFCRIYMALAETKITSLSWEGQRFNLTTPAGKAKASKWLQNAFKGLPFDRLLHELANLQKILGVERDSPVSRNSPFRMLDPTSIRTMKDSGLIEFGGHTHTHAILSRLTPDKQYEQITLSKHGVEQHTDLTCRFFAYPNGAPSDHDSTTTRILTHCGIIAAVNMEHGLNYQDTHHLHLYRFGIGADTCFPRFKLMAHGFT from the coding sequence CCTTAGCCCAAAAGCTGCTGCACCGCAAAGGGCTTACCATCCTTTCCTACCATGGGGTAACCAAAACCCCCATGCCTTTTGAGGAGTGGTGCTTTGTCGAGGCCAGCCAGTTCCGCAAGCACGTATCCTACCTGCGGGACAGGTTTGATCTCGTCCCACTCTCCACCGCCATTCAAATGCTTGACCAAGGTACAATCCGCCGGCCAACCGCTGTCATCACCTTTGATGACGGATTCCAGAACAACTACGATATCGCCTTCCCAGTGCTGCAGGAATTCAATGCCCCGGCCACTATTTTCCTGGTGACTGACCGAATTGGCACCGATCGCACCCTCTGGTTCTGCCGTATTTACATGGCGCTCGCGGAGACAAAAATAACCTCCCTCTCCTGGGAGGGACAACGATTTAATCTGACCACTCCTGCCGGAAAGGCAAAGGCATCAAAATGGCTGCAAAATGCCTTCAAAGGCCTGCCCTTTGATCGCCTCCTTCATGAATTGGCCAATCTACAGAAAATACTTGGCGTAGAGAGAGACTCACCTGTCTCCCGGAACTCGCCCTTCCGGATGCTGGACCCAACTTCAATTAGAACGATGAAGGATTCCGGCCTGATTGAATTCGGAGGGCACACCCACACCCATGCCATCCTCAGCCGTCTCACCCCGGATAAACAATATGAACAGATAACCTTGTCCAAACATGGTGTAGAACAACACACCGACCTGACCTGCCGTTTTTTCGCCTACCCAAATGGCGCCCCCTCAGACCATGACTCCACTACCACCAGGATACTTACCCATTGCGGAATAATTGCCGCAGTCAACATGGAACACGGTCTGAATTATCAAGACACTCACCATCTCCACCTGTACCGTTTTGGCATCGGAGCAGACACCTGCTTCCCGCGCTTCAAACTGATGGCCCACGGTTTTACCTGA
- a CDS encoding glycosyltransferase family 2 protein — protein sequence MMRTKGPAITVLMPAHNAAWYVREAVASILSQTFQDFELLIIDDGSVDSTSAVIESISDSRIRLVRNSKNLGLIATLNKGIELARGRYIARMDADDISLPRRFEWQYQLMERSPQVVACSGWSVDVCPGVWNKYNFREADHDTLLGRMFVESPLSHPASFIRRSTLLESGIRYDTRYAHCEDYRFWFDLSKVGRLSNVQKMVLRYRVVETSVSQLHGEQQAATARKLRREIVDDFFQKRGVSITIPEQITSGYLHEFIKLYDTPTPAGVVAREMYLRQLSFLHYSLYMSQQDYDLPALFRFLASGDYLRYGIRGKRAAKIVVKHLFPRRFEALL from the coding sequence ATGATGAGGACCAAAGGGCCAGCAATTACCGTATTGATGCCGGCGCACAATGCGGCCTGGTATGTCCGGGAGGCGGTTGCCAGTATCCTGAGTCAGACCTTTCAGGATTTTGAGTTGCTGATCATTGACGATGGTTCCGTTGATTCCACCTCAGCAGTGATTGAGTCGATATCTGACAGCAGGATCAGGTTGGTTCGCAATTCGAAGAACCTAGGGCTTATTGCGACCCTGAACAAGGGGATTGAGTTGGCTCGAGGACGCTATATTGCCAGGATGGATGCCGATGATATCTCTTTACCTCGTCGGTTTGAGTGGCAATATCAATTGATGGAGCGGTCGCCTCAGGTCGTGGCTTGCAGTGGCTGGTCGGTCGATGTCTGCCCGGGAGTGTGGAATAAGTACAATTTTCGGGAGGCAGACCATGACACCCTTCTGGGCAGGATGTTTGTCGAGTCGCCTCTCTCCCACCCTGCTTCATTTATCAGGAGGTCCACGTTGCTCGAGAGCGGTATTCGCTATGATACTCGATATGCCCATTGTGAAGATTACAGGTTTTGGTTTGACCTTTCCAAGGTGGGCAGGCTCTCTAATGTGCAAAAAATGGTGTTACGTTACCGAGTGGTTGAAACTTCCGTGTCGCAGCTTCATGGCGAACAGCAGGCGGCAACGGCCAGGAAGCTGCGAAGGGAAATTGTCGATGATTTTTTTCAGAAGCGTGGTGTTTCCATAACCATACCAGAGCAGATTACCTCAGGATATCTGCACGAGTTTATAAAGCTCTATGATACTCCGACCCCAGCGGGAGTAGTTGCCCGTGAAATGTACCTCAGGCAGTTGAGCTTTTTGCACTACAGTCTGTATATGTCGCAACAGGACTATGACCTGCCGGCCCTTTTTCGATTTCTTGCCTCGGGCGATTATTTGAGATATGGCATTCGGGGCAAGAGGGCGGCTAAAATTGTGGTCAAACACCTTTTTCCCCGACGGTTTGAGGCGCTGTTGTAG